TCAAAAGGTTGGGAACTCCTGAATAAGACATATGCAAAGAACTAACAAACATGTTTTCTTCTGGCTTTCTGCTACAAATGAGGCCCCATGCAACACAATGATCTGGACCATTGACTTAAATACTGTAATTATTCCAAATTACTAAATGCCCATTCAGTGTGGTGCCAGATCCGGTAGGCATATTCCACAGTCACTTCCACAATCAACAAAGGTTTGAAATTGTATATAAAATATCCCTCTTCCACTCAATTCTTTGGTGATGGACTGGGAATAGATCTGAGTGTAACCGTGTAATCTTTGCCAATTATTCCTTATTAAAATATTGGAAAGTCATTGAATATGATCAGTTGGTAACTGGGTTGAAGCTGGATGATAACAACTGGACATGCTGCATTCAGATTCACCAGAGATGACAAAGATATTCCATATGCTCTTCATTTTCAAGCTGCAGTTACTTGCAAGTATAAGCCACACACCTCGTGTCTTGTGTACCATGACAGACCCTGCCCAGGTGACTTATGGCTATTATCAATTTGGGGACCAAATCATTGGAGCCATGGGTTCATTTCTTGGTGGCCTATTTAATGAAATATCTTTCAGGCATTATCCCAAAATGAAACTTGAAGGAGATATGTAAGATaaaactttcttttttctttaataatATAAACAATGTCAAGCCATAGCCTTTAACATAGCTTATACAAGTCTTATTTCAGGATGTAATGACTATTATTAGTCTTATTAAAAATTGTTCATGCCCTTTCTAAATTGGGCTTTTCTTACTCCTGTTGTCCATTGTGTCTTCCACAAATTCTTTCAATCATACCTCATTATCTCCTGTTATGAGCACTTTCTGCCTCACCCATTATGATGCTCCAGTGGTGTACCAACTTATGCATCTTGTGTTAGATTCAATAAAACATCAGACTACCCCCCAATAAAACATTAGAGTACAACCCCCCTGTTTTACTACAacactttattttgtttatatccTTAGTCAAATCTTGGAGCATAtacaatgatttatttatttttaaggtaAAGTAAATCTCCATCCAGAGATGAAGGATGGAGAACCTTcaaggccagctgcctggagactgACACCCGAATGCAAGTTGAATATATGAGACACTGTTCCTACTGGTCCCCTTCCCTGAACTCATTTTTCTACTCAGAGCTCAGTTTTACTTGAAAATTTGCAGAATGCTCTAAAGAAACATCATATCTTCTGAGAGAATGTTGGAAACAACAAATAAGAAGTACAACAACCTATATATTAAGATGATCAAAAGTCTACAAGGAACTGTagacttttaaaaagatttttaaagaacTCTTTCATATACATATAAGTTTGAAGAACTGTAAACTTATATCCTAATATATGTGTAGTCATGAGCACAGCGGgaatgctcttaaaatgtatcATGAGTGCTGAATGTGTGTGTCATACATAatatgattcttcctttagtaCTGTACCAAAGTTCTACAGACATGTTCTGTCTTTGATATTTGCTGTGAAGGAGATAAATGAGAACCCCAACATCCTACCAAATGTCAGTCTCGGCTTCCACGTGTATGACAGTTACACGAATATAAGGATGACTTCTCTGAATACCCTGAAACTTCTATCCTGTCAAAATAGGATTGTCTCCAATTTCAAATGTGACAAGTCAAAGAATCTGATTGCTGTCATTGGTGGTCTTACCTATGAAATATCCCTTCAAATGGCTAGTATCTTAGGAATCTACAAGATACCTCAGGTAAAAAGACTGGCATAGCCCAGGCAGCATTTCAAGTCTTATATCATTATAGTGTATTCCGAATTGTGCTATTGACTGTGGATCAAGAAATCCAAAGAATGGAGCCAGGgaccagttgtggggagggggggcaggtgcTTTCTTTACAAATCTGAAGTCcaaggattgcagaaaaatcagaaatcaaaAAAGCAAAAAGCAGGATTAAAAGTCgccaattaatttaaaaacctGTAGTGTAATGAAAAGAATGTTCTGTGAGCTCCCACTGGTTATCTTGGTGGTTGCTATAAAACCACAGTCATAGTGTTGAGCTTtccaagtcttggtttctgtaaagGAGAGTGAAGTTGGACTACATAGACAAGTCAGTCCTGGAAAATGTCCTGCTCCTTTTATGTCCATTTATGGAATAGGACTTGCTGGAGTTAGGCACAGTGGTGTTTTGCAATCCACACAACTAGCCCAGGTGAAGGGTCCATGTGAAACTTTTCAAACTAGTGTTGACTGCCAAGAGAGGGCACCAGCCCTTTCAGGTCCCCCACTTTAATAACGAGAATTTGACTATGTCCTCTGGCCTTCATTTCTGTTCTGAGAAGAGCAAACAATAAAAAGTCTGAACATGTAATATGAGTGATGGAGGTGCCAAATCTTGCTCATTTCTCCAGCAAATATCCTTGCTTCAGAGTATGTTTACACCCCAATCATATTGTTTATATGTGACAGggtcattttattatttatttattatttatttttaactttacaatatttcaggcagaagctctcctTTTCAAATGAACATGttgcttaaaaatattttcttgcttgcACACATCATGCAGTGAGGATCcttgtgatgtggtggcagcCGGTAGGCAATGTCTTTCTAGagttgcacagccaatcagatccccaagggtcaatcagaagccttgctgggcaaaaactccATCTGGCTTAACCCACTTTCCTAAAccacttggcaggcatcaggaGTGGTGTcagtgggctccatggcatccatgggtaccatgttggagACCTCTGGTTTACAAGTTCAATTGTTTGGGAAGGAATGCCACTGATACAAGCCCATTTTTTCACCACATTCTTTCAAATACTTTTGATAGTAAAAATATCCTTGTTTACATTGGATTTTCCCACCAGCTTTTGGGAAGTGAGAATTCCAGTACAGCATAATGTCTCCGATGTGTTGTGACAATGTATTCTATTTTGTTTAGATTGCTTACTGTGTATTCACTCTGGTAACGAATGTTAAAACCCAGTTCTCTTCCTTCTACCGGATGGTCCCCAACGAAGAAGTGCAGTACACAGGGATGGTCCAGCTCCTTTTGCAGTTCCAGTGGACGTGGGTTGGGATCATGGCGGGAGACTATGATCTCGGAGATAGGTTTCTGCAGACCTTGGTACCTATGCTTTCCAAGAAAAACATCTGTATAGCCCATGTTATCAAAATACCAGATGTAACTTCTGTTGTAAGCATGATGGAAATATCGACAATCTGGAAACCTTTGTACAGTTCTATAATAAACTCCACAGTCAAAGCATTTATTGTAAATGCAGACCGTAaaacaatttcattttttaaattgttgctatACATGAATTCGTTGTTATCAGGGATTCCGGAAACATCTGTAGCTAAGGTGTGGATTATGACAGCCCACTGGGAATTCTCTTCACTGTCACTTTATAGAGGTTTTGATATCAACGTCTTCCATGGGGCCTTATCTTTTGCCATACACTCAAATGAAATCCTGGAATTCCCTAAATTCCTTCAGTTCCTGCAACCTAATTCACCAAATGGAGACGGCTTTCTCAAAATCTTCTGGGAACAGGCATTCAACTGTGTGTTTGATAATTCCATTGAGACTCTAGAGAACAGTGATATCTGTACAGGGGAAGAGAAACTGGAGAGCCTCTCTGGAGCTTTCTTTGAAACAAGTATGACAGGCCTCAGCTACAGTATCTACAATGCAGTTTATGCCATAGCACATGCCTTACATAAGATTTATGTGTACCGGGAAAAATTGGGAGGAAAGGCAAACAGAGGAAGAGTGAGTCTTCCAAACCCTCAACACTGgcaggtattttttttaacatcccATGCAGTTTTCTTGACATGGCTATTGGGTTAATGTACAATAATATTCAGTTCATCAATACATTCAAGTCTGTGAAAACTGATGTTCCGAAAGGGGAATTAAGTTTTGTGTTTAAGCATATGACATATGTTTTTTCTATGATCAGGCTATAATAGTTTTGTAGTCCCAAGTATTCATTTTTCCCCTTGTGTATTAATTgattggaattacaactgatctccagactacagagctcagttcctctggtgaaaatgactactttggagggttgactgtaTATAATTCATTTCcagtgagctccctccccaaatcctgaccaCCCCAGGGATCATCTTCAAAGCTCCAGGAACATCCCAAGCCAGTATTGGCAAACCAAGATGACGAGGAGATTCAAATCTTATAGAGTGACTCTGATCTCAGGCCATCAGACTGCAATTATATCTGCAATTGGACTAGTGGCATGTGATGGCAGCAGGGAGACAGGAGAAAGGGGATTGTTTGGGACAAAAGCTGGAGAGAGATGAACTCCTTGTTGGGGTCTAGTGACTTGAGAGATACAGTACTTCAGGACAAACCAGTGACTCTTCCTGATAAATATTTACCTCACCACAGAGAGCTATTTTCTTAGAGTAGAAAATATACCTCATGGTACAAGAAGTTATTAACATGAGCTATTTTAGATTTGTTCAgatgtttctttaaaaatctttaaaattgTTCAGATGTTTCTTTAAAAGTTTATGTTAGTATTCAAATACCTTCGGCTCAATACAGTGTGTTAGTTGTTTCTAATAACTGGAATTTTGCTAGGGGGAGATATATAACCCAAATGCAATATGTGTATTTTTTAGTTTGAAAGGTAAGGATAGAATTATGTTTATTCTTACTTCTAAATATAGAGAGGAGAATGAAAACGACAGCGCTTACTTTTATCATTTAGCGAAATTAacgttttcctctttctctttagaTCCATCCTTTCCTGAGAAGTATCTCATTTAACAACAGTGCTGCGGATCTGGTGTCTTTTGATCAAAATGGTGAACTAGTAGCTGGATTGGATATTGTCAACTGGGTTACTTTCCCCAATCAGTCCTTTTTCAGAGTGAAAGTAGGCAGGATGGATCCACAGGCTTTACCAGGCAACGAGTTGAGTGTTAACGTGGAGGCCATCACCTGGCACTACACCTTTAATCAGGTGAGATTGAGATATCGGTTGTCAAATAGAAATGTAAATGGTCATTATCTGGCTCTTTACCGTGTGTTTTACTCGAAGCAATacaaaaaggaaagggagaataaaatggaggcatgGCAGTACAATGCATAGAAACAGAGGAGAGACGTCCGGCATCCACAACTCCACAGCATGCTGTTTGTCTCTCCTCATCAGTGTGCTCTACTTTTCCTATGTTTAAAATAGATCTCCCTATAAACCTCTCACTTGAACATCCCAGGACAGGAGATAAATTTTCCTCATGTTTCAATTCATGTCATACCATGATAGCTCTGCATGTTACAAAGTAATATTTGATAAACTTTCTCCTAGCTGCTTGAATTTTCAGAGGACATTTCCCATCAGTGAGAGTTCAGCTCCAAAAGgttagaaaacaaacaaacaaaaaaaccttcacACTCAAGATCTATTTACCATTGGCATCAatgtaaattaataaaaatagGAAATGGAATTATTATATATATAACAatgcatgattttttaaaaacctgaaaattatTTGTTTAAAGTTCCATTGTACTTCTCTGACCTTCAACtcaagtgtgatgtagtggttaagagcggcagactctaatctgctgaaccggagctgtttccccactcctccacacgaatcctgttgggtgaccttaagAACGCAatatgggagggacttcattgccagagagttcaattgccaaagtggccattttctccaggggaactgatctctgtcccccggagatcataagaacataaggaaagccctgctggataagaccaaggcccatcaagtcaagcagtctcttcacacagtagccaaccaggaacctctaggaaacccacaaacaaggcaactgcagcagcactaccaactagtatccatgaatacccctctccttcatgaatatgtccactcccctcttaaaaccttccatgttggcaaccatcaccacattctgggcagggtgttccacaatttaactatgtgttgtgtgaagaaatacttccttttatctgttttgaatctccaccctccagcttcagcagatgaccctacgatccagtattatgagagagggagaaaagcttttcccagtCCACCGTCTCCATatcatacatcattttatagacctctatcatgtctcccctttaataccttctttccaagcttaacagccctaagcgtttcagctgctcctcatagggcagtagctctagccccctgattattttgcttgctcctttctgcactttctcaagctccgCGAAATCCTTttgtaggtgtggtgaccagaactgtacacagtattccaagtgtggtctcaccatagatttgtacaagggcagcagttttattctctattcctcgtctaatttggccagcatggaatttgcctttttcacagcagtcaCACACTGGGttacatcttcattgagcgatccactaccacctcaagatcctttcttggtctgtcgctgtcaGCACAGCTTccatcagtgtatgtgtgaagttgggattttttgcctcaatatgcaccactttacacttgctcacattaaatcttatttgccattttaatgcccacttgtccagtttgtagagatccttttggagctcttcaattttgttttaaccagcctaaataatttggtgtcacctgcaaacctggccacctcagtgttcacccccaactccatggcattgatgaacagtttgaaaatcaccggtcccaacacagatccctgagggaccccactgttcacatcccTGAATTGGgaaaactgaccattgattcctactctctgcttcctatttttcagccagctctcaatgcATAAGAgtacttgtcctcttatcccgtgactatgaagtttgcttagcagtctttggtgggggactttgtcaaaagccttttggaaatccaaatacacaatgtccacaggctcattcctgtccacatgcttattgacacatACACTTTCAAAAAAAAACTCTacaaggttagtgagacaggacatTCCTTTACAGAAACCATGTTAGGTTTTTCTTCAGCAGGGCTTgaccttctatatgcttgacaattctatcttgggctagtcatagttctctctgaactctctgtcccacctacatcacaaggtgtctattttgggtagaggaagggaaggcaattgttagctggtttgaggcTCATTAAAAGTATAGAAATGTAGAGtaaaaaaaccaaatcttctcctGGCCCTGAAGAGAAGCAATACTTGTAAACTTTTCATCAAGGAGTAATGCATTTTCTCCTAATTTTATGACTAGGTGATGCCCCTTGCTGTGTGTAATGACAACTGCCACCCAGGCTACTACAAACAGAAGAAAGAGGGGGAGCAATTCTGTTG
This genomic window from Euleptes europaea isolate rEulEur1 chromosome 18, rEulEur1.hap1, whole genome shotgun sequence contains:
- the LOC130490862 gene encoding vomeronasal type-2 receptor 26-like, producing the protein MGSFLGGLFNEISFRHYPKMKLEGDITVPKFYRHVLSLIFAVKEINENPNILPNVSLGFHVYDSYTNIRMTSLNTLKLLSCQNRIVSNFKCDKSKNLIAVIGGLTYEISLQMASILGIYKIPQIAYCVFTLVTNVKTQFSSFYRMVPNEEVQYTGMVQLLLQFQWTWVGIMAGDYDLGDRFLQTLVPMLSKKNICIAHVIKIPDVTSVVSMMEISTIWKPLYSSIINSTVKAFIVNADRKTISFFKLLLYMNSLLSGIPETSVAKVWIMTAHWEFSSLSLYRGFDINVFHGALSFAIHSNEILEFPKFLQFLQPNSPNGDGFLKIFWEQAFNCVFDNSIETLENSDICTGEEKLESLSGAFFETSMTGLSYSIYNAVYAIAHALHKIYVYREKLGGKANRGRIHPFLRSISFNNSAADLVSFDQNGELVAGLDIVNWVTFPNQSFFRVKVGRMDPQALPGNELSVNVEAITWHYTFNQVMPLAVCNDNCHPGYYKQKKEGEQFCCYNCVPCPEGKISDQKDMDDCFKCPEDQYPNMKRDQCLPKALNFLSFSEPLGITLVFLALSCSLMTSLVLGIFIKNQDTPIVKANNRELSYSLLISLLLCFLCSLLFIGRPQPVTCCLRQIAFGITFSVAISCVLAKTVTVVLAFLATNPGSRLRKWTGKRLTNSILCCSLIQAIICVLWVCTTPPFPDLDMRSLSAEIIIECNEGSVLMFYSVLGYLGFLAMVSFTVAFLARKLPDSFNEAKFITFSMLVFCSVWFSFVPSYLSTKGKYMVAVEIFAILASGVGLIAFIFSPKCYIIIAKPALNSKGQLMKRNK